Proteins from a genomic interval of Cucumis melo cultivar AY chromosome 7, USDA_Cmelo_AY_1.0, whole genome shotgun sequence:
- the LOC103494431 gene encoding probable LRR receptor-like serine/threonine-protein kinase At5g10290 isoform X2, producing the protein MKMMLVRMGELYLPILILACFNYLALSDFQGDALFALKNALNATANQLTDWNPNQVNPCTWSNVICRGNNVISVSLSTMGFTGTLSPRIGSIKSLSTLILQGNYITGEIPKDFGNLTNLVSLDLGNNSLTGQIPSSLGNLKKLQFLTLSQNHLTGTIPESLSTLPSLINLLLDSNDLSGPIPQQLFQVPKFNFSANKLNCGGKSLHACASDSTNSGSSNKPKVGLIVGIIAGFTVALLLVGVLFFLSKGRYKSYKREVFVDVAGEVDRRIAFGQLKRFAWRELQLATENFSEKNVLGQGGFGKVYKGVLADGTKVAVKRLTDYESPGGDAAFQREVEMISVAVHRNLLRLIGFCTTQTERLLVYPFMQNLSVAYRLRELKPGEAVLDWPTRKRVALGTARGLEYLHEHCNPKIIHRDVKAANVLLDEDFEAVVGDFGLAKLVDVRKTNVTTQIRGTMGHIAPEYLSTGKSSERTDVFGYGIMLLELVTGQRAIDFSRLEEEDDVLLLDHVKKLEREKRLDAIVDRNLNNYNIQEVEMMIQVALLCTQPCSDDRPAMSQVVRMLEGEGLAERWEEWQHLEVTRRQEYERLQRRFEWGEDSIHRQDAIQLSGGR; encoded by the exons ATGAAAATGATGTTGGTTAGGATGGGAGAACTCTATCTTCCAATTCTAATACTGGCTTGCTTTAATTATCTTGCCCTCTCTGATTTTCAAG GTGATGCACTCTTTGCATTGAAGAATGCGTTGAATGCTACAGCAAATCAGCTCACAGATTGGAACCCAAATCAAGTCAATCCATGTACTTGGTCCAATGTTATATGTAGGGGAAACAATGTGATCTCTGT ATCCTTGTCCACAATGGGATTTACTGGAACCTTGTCTCCGCGAATTGGAAGTATAAAATCACTTTCAACTCT GATTTTGCAGGGAAATTACATAACTGGGGAGATACCAAAGGATTTTGGAAACCTGACAAATTTGGTTAGTTTGGATTTGGGAAATAACAGCCTAACTGGCCAAATACCATCATCCCTGGGTAATCTTAAGAAACTACAGTTCCT AACTCTGAGTCAAAATCATTTAACGGGGACTATTCCTGAGTCACTTTCAACGCTTCCTAGCTTGATTAATCT TCTGCTTGATTCGAATGATCTCAGTGGTCCAATTCCGCAGCAGTTATTTCAAGTTCCAAAATTCAA CTTTTCCGCAAACAAGTTAAATTGTGGTGGGAAGTCTCTTCATGCCTGTGCTTCAGACAGTACAAACTCAG GTTCTTCAAATAAACCCAAGGTGGGCCTCATAGTTGGCATAATTGCTGGGTTTACTGTTGCTCTTCTTTTGGTTGGAGTATTATTTTTCTTGTCCAAGGGTAGATATAAAAGCTACAAGCGCGAAGTGTTTGTTGACGTTGCAG GTGAAGTTGATCGAAGAATTGCTTTTGGTCAGTTGAAAAGATTTGCCTGGAGGGAACTACAGCTAGCTACAGAAAACTTCagtgaaaaaaatgttttaggACAAGGAGGCTTTGGAAAGGTGTACAAAGGGGTGCTTGCAGATGGCACCAAAGTTGCGGTGAAACGGTTGACTGATTATGAGAGTCCAGGGGGAGATGCAGCTTTTCAGCGTGAAGTTGAGATGATTAGTGTAGCTGTCCATAGAAATCTGTTGCGTCTCATCGGATTCTGCACAACTCAGACAGAACGCCTATTGGTGTATCCCTTTATGCAGAACTTGAGTGTTGCCTATCGTCTTCGAG AACTAAAGCCCGGAGAAGCTGTTCTAGATTGGCCTACTCGAAAACGGGTGGCATTGGGCACAGCTCGTGGTTTAGAGTATCTTCATGAACATTGCAACCCAAAGATTATTCATCGAGATGTTAAGGCAGCTAATGTATTGCTTGATGAAGATTTTGAAGCAGTTGTTGGCGATTTTGGCTTAGCAAAGTTGGTTGATGTTAGGAAGACTAATGTCACTACTCAAATTCGAGGGACAATGGGTCACATAGCACCGGAGTACTTGTCTACTGGAAAGTCATCCGAAAGGACTGATGTTTTTGGTTATGGTATCATGCTTTTAGAACTTGTTACAGGACAACGTGCAATTGACTTCTCACGCTTAGAAGAAGAGGATGACGTTTTACTACTCGACCAT GTTAAGAAACTAGAAAGGGAAAAACGACTTGATGCCATTGTCGATCGTAATCTAAATAACTACAACATTCAAGAGGTAGAGATGATGATTCAAGTGGCATTGCTGTGCACACAGCCATGCTCGGATGACCGTCCAGCAATGTCACAAGTCGTTCGGATGCTCGAAGGAGAGGGATTAGCCGAGAGGTGGGAAGAATGGCAGCA
- the LOC103494431 gene encoding probable LRR receptor-like serine/threonine-protein kinase At5g10290 isoform X1 → MKMMLVRMGELYLPILILACFNYLALSDFQGDALFALKNALNATANQLTDWNPNQVNPCTWSNVICRGNNVISVSLSTMGFTGTLSPRIGSIKSLSTLILQGNYITGEIPKDFGNLTNLVSLDLGNNSLTGQIPSSLGNLKKLQFLTLSQNHLTGTIPESLSTLPSLINLLLDSNDLSGPIPQQLFQVPKFNFSANKLNCGGKSLHACASDSTNSEAKWFLFLSGSSNKPKVGLIVGIIAGFTVALLLVGVLFFLSKGRYKSYKREVFVDVAGEVDRRIAFGQLKRFAWRELQLATENFSEKNVLGQGGFGKVYKGVLADGTKVAVKRLTDYESPGGDAAFQREVEMISVAVHRNLLRLIGFCTTQTERLLVYPFMQNLSVAYRLRELKPGEAVLDWPTRKRVALGTARGLEYLHEHCNPKIIHRDVKAANVLLDEDFEAVVGDFGLAKLVDVRKTNVTTQIRGTMGHIAPEYLSTGKSSERTDVFGYGIMLLELVTGQRAIDFSRLEEEDDVLLLDHVKKLEREKRLDAIVDRNLNNYNIQEVEMMIQVALLCTQPCSDDRPAMSQVVRMLEGEGLAERWEEWQHLEVTRRQEYERLQRRFEWGEDSIHRQDAIQLSGGR, encoded by the exons ATGAAAATGATGTTGGTTAGGATGGGAGAACTCTATCTTCCAATTCTAATACTGGCTTGCTTTAATTATCTTGCCCTCTCTGATTTTCAAG GTGATGCACTCTTTGCATTGAAGAATGCGTTGAATGCTACAGCAAATCAGCTCACAGATTGGAACCCAAATCAAGTCAATCCATGTACTTGGTCCAATGTTATATGTAGGGGAAACAATGTGATCTCTGT ATCCTTGTCCACAATGGGATTTACTGGAACCTTGTCTCCGCGAATTGGAAGTATAAAATCACTTTCAACTCT GATTTTGCAGGGAAATTACATAACTGGGGAGATACCAAAGGATTTTGGAAACCTGACAAATTTGGTTAGTTTGGATTTGGGAAATAACAGCCTAACTGGCCAAATACCATCATCCCTGGGTAATCTTAAGAAACTACAGTTCCT AACTCTGAGTCAAAATCATTTAACGGGGACTATTCCTGAGTCACTTTCAACGCTTCCTAGCTTGATTAATCT TCTGCTTGATTCGAATGATCTCAGTGGTCCAATTCCGCAGCAGTTATTTCAAGTTCCAAAATTCAA CTTTTCCGCAAACAAGTTAAATTGTGGTGGGAAGTCTCTTCATGCCTGTGCTTCAGACAGTACAAACTCAG AAGCAAAAtggtttctcttcttgtcaGGTTCTTCAAATAAACCCAAGGTGGGCCTCATAGTTGGCATAATTGCTGGGTTTACTGTTGCTCTTCTTTTGGTTGGAGTATTATTTTTCTTGTCCAAGGGTAGATATAAAAGCTACAAGCGCGAAGTGTTTGTTGACGTTGCAG GTGAAGTTGATCGAAGAATTGCTTTTGGTCAGTTGAAAAGATTTGCCTGGAGGGAACTACAGCTAGCTACAGAAAACTTCagtgaaaaaaatgttttaggACAAGGAGGCTTTGGAAAGGTGTACAAAGGGGTGCTTGCAGATGGCACCAAAGTTGCGGTGAAACGGTTGACTGATTATGAGAGTCCAGGGGGAGATGCAGCTTTTCAGCGTGAAGTTGAGATGATTAGTGTAGCTGTCCATAGAAATCTGTTGCGTCTCATCGGATTCTGCACAACTCAGACAGAACGCCTATTGGTGTATCCCTTTATGCAGAACTTGAGTGTTGCCTATCGTCTTCGAG AACTAAAGCCCGGAGAAGCTGTTCTAGATTGGCCTACTCGAAAACGGGTGGCATTGGGCACAGCTCGTGGTTTAGAGTATCTTCATGAACATTGCAACCCAAAGATTATTCATCGAGATGTTAAGGCAGCTAATGTATTGCTTGATGAAGATTTTGAAGCAGTTGTTGGCGATTTTGGCTTAGCAAAGTTGGTTGATGTTAGGAAGACTAATGTCACTACTCAAATTCGAGGGACAATGGGTCACATAGCACCGGAGTACTTGTCTACTGGAAAGTCATCCGAAAGGACTGATGTTTTTGGTTATGGTATCATGCTTTTAGAACTTGTTACAGGACAACGTGCAATTGACTTCTCACGCTTAGAAGAAGAGGATGACGTTTTACTACTCGACCAT GTTAAGAAACTAGAAAGGGAAAAACGACTTGATGCCATTGTCGATCGTAATCTAAATAACTACAACATTCAAGAGGTAGAGATGATGATTCAAGTGGCATTGCTGTGCACACAGCCATGCTCGGATGACCGTCCAGCAATGTCACAAGTCGTTCGGATGCTCGAAGGAGAGGGATTAGCCGAGAGGTGGGAAGAATGGCAGCA